A genomic segment from Nicotiana tabacum cultivar K326 chromosome 9, ASM71507v2, whole genome shotgun sequence encodes:
- the LOC142163847 gene encoding uncharacterized protein LOC142163847, whose protein sequence is MNRSVEAANKNIKRILQKIVDNHRQWYEKLPFTLLGYRTTVRSSTGATTYMLVYGTEAVITTEVEIPSLRVIQEAKLDDAEWILARQEQLMPINEKRMDAVWHG, encoded by the coding sequence ATGAATAGatcagttgaagcagccaacaaaaacatcaagaggATTCTACAAAAGATAGTGGATAACCATAGGCAATGGTACGAGAAATTACCCTTCACCTTACTGGGTTATCGGACCACCGTGAGGTCATCCACTGGGGCAACGACATAtatgttggtatatggcactgaagctgtGATAACCACAGAGGTTGAGATACCGTCCTTGAGAGTCATTCAAGAAGCCAAGTTggacgatgcagaatggatactgGCCAGGCAGGAGCAACTCATGCCCATCAACGAGAAGAGAATGGACGCAGTATGGCATGGTTAG